In Eriocheir sinensis breed Jianghai 21 chromosome 10, ASM2467909v1, whole genome shotgun sequence, the following proteins share a genomic window:
- the LOC126996423 gene encoding uncharacterized protein LOC126996423 isoform X2 — MEWVQVRGLRLRFLLLLLLTILAEDSVRALECVQEPGGLQRVTLPTGEIALYCKSQTMWSNGDTVVITRCPDKQVEAGLTCPELKPAPLNCDAMAVPNPSNSLVNHTFQVGTTTAGKYLTCMPPFAWISGLPGVLTQCANGTWTPVFDLCDATCTFPRDCSDIANLGFTASGEFDVVVTAKTTDPTMPVTCRLSEVKGDTGWTVVMRYAFPVTKPIPFSNKEPSGNFSDWNYFIGFNPLEYMGWNPDYTVRRMILRMEITLASGEVLFIEYSGFHLSNDNNYELQGLGSPHGTAGSILDGNYAQRPATDDIWWKCPTGTMCTSVSWDSMIIPVFGSPAVSHLVVLARPASFDAEVACPPVIKYPTWNWSSNRSMDMSRAPGSTANFTCAPYLFEGISRPPSERKTFANIVCLQGMGAPYWSFVPELPCKFVCPDGFTRIEGARKCLSPSTAPATGGVHGAALKCGANDTSLALVGTDGLPANLLTPEVFYYTGNAFNGTFDPALPDTFTCAAGEECTGNDTNPCLAVRVMADGKTQYRVQNCSRVDTNYLCMYPGMCPANFFFHEGLCYKVVPPVTTLTDLSDAIALCNDEGAVLAYPETMARLTFIEELIKAQDSYAMSQPANAVLALNDRQGDWTQQGLYTLDAEVMALAGTSFLGSNYRLLQVSDMAALKLIPVTLQPQVMVHYVACQLYGVRGCSGDPQLPGVNMVRNYNYTKNLQDKAIYSCFPGYFVGGNISMKAVEEVCVGELGGWTLNATLTTGLMCLGANVCPATSLPVPPSALITSVMGINHLWLNGTVSYSCPHNTTTASLNTTQNVTCTETVPDTYAYVPAALMPCNVCLGVPTVANGTTNHAAATSYTRGMTVTATCLPSHTYNALGNTTQIISCLETGWPAFLPCYKACLKPFPTPGTSMTQSPLTPNITIGTRITYTCVGAFKTLLPDNITLVASVTVTCSVTGEWDTAGPLPPCLHYCENEPMVASATTTWLATKKYAAGAQVNATCIANHVAGVNTTVQTLNCTAAGWTTGIPCVSGCLAAPPAAGVNMIAPPVLASHTGATLTYTCINDTFASVDLMLPPVTAIVVTCDASGLWVTTATTATTLPDCLFASTTQPVLPAGSTLSGAVPPYLAGDVLTQTCDAGYASGTGATSTQHTFDGTQWVPADPTFECLLLPSGVCVHVCIRLPSFAAAEVTM, encoded by the exons ATGGAGTGGGTGCAGGTCCGGGGTCTTCGGCTTcgttttctcttacttcttctgtTGACGATTCTGGCCG AAGACAGCGTGAGAGCCTTGGAGTGCGTGCAGGAGCCGGGTGGCTTGCAGAGGGTGACGCTGCCCACAGGGGAAATAGCACTCTACTGCAAGTCCCAGACAATGTGGAGTAATGGCGACACGGTCGTCATCACACGCTGCCCCGATAAACAAGTGGAGGCAGGCTTGACTtgtccag AATTGAAACCTGCTCCCTTAAATTGTGACGCAATGGCCGTTCCGAACCCCAGCAATTCCCTGGTTAATCACACCTTCCAAGTCGGCACGACCACCGCCGGCAAATACCTCACCTGCATGCCGCCCTTCGCCTGGATCAGCGGCCTCCCGGGCGTACTCACACAGTGTGCCAACGGGACCTGGACACCCGTGTTCGACCTCTGCGACGCCa CTTGCACCTTTCCTCGAGACTGCTCGGACATCGCCAACTTGGGCTTCACTGCGTCGGGCGAGTTCGATGTGGTAGTGACGGCCAAAACCACAGACCCCACGATGCCG GTGACGTGCCGGCTGTCGGAGGTGAAGGGTGACACCGGCTGGACGGTGGTGATGCGCTACGCCTTCCCCGTCACCAAGCCGATCCCCTTCTCCAATAAAGAGCCCAGCGGGAACTTCAGCGACTGGAACTACTTTATCG GCTTCAACCCGCTGGAGTACATGGGCTGGAATCCAGATTATACTGTCCGACGCATGATCCTGAGG ATGGAGATCACACTGGCCAGCGGCGAGGTGCTCTTCATCGAGTACTCCGGGTTCCACCTAAGCAATGACAACAACTACGAGCTCCAAGGACTTGGGAGCCCACACGGGACTGCTG GCAGCATATTGGACGGAAATTATGCCCAAAGACCCGCCACTGACGACATCTGGTGGAAGTGTCCCACTGGTACAATGTGC ACCTCGGTGTCGTGGGACAGCATGATCATCCCGGTGTTTGGGTCTCCTGCAGTGAGCCACCTCGTCGTGCTCGCCAGGCCAGCGAGCTTCGACGCGG AGGTGGCATGCCCCCCCGTCATCAAATACCCTACCTGGAACTGGAGTTCAAATCGCTCCATGGATATGAGTCGCGCGCCGGGCAGCACCGCCAACTTCACGTGCGCCCCCTACCTGTTTGAGGGCATCTCCAGGCCACCGAGCGAACGAAAGACCTTCGCAAACATCGTGTGCCTCCAGGGAATGGGCGCCCCATACTGGTCGTTCGTACCAGAGCTGCCCTGCAAAT TCGTGTGCCCGGATGGTTTCACCAGAATCGAGGGCGCCCGCAAGTGTCTTAGCCCCTCCACAGCGCCCGCCACTGGAGGCGTGCACGGCGCAGCACTTAA GTGCGGCGCCAACGACACGTCCCTGGCACTGGTGGGCACAGATGGTCTGCCTGCTAACTTGCTGACACCCGAGGTCTTCTACTACACAGGAAATGCTTT CAATGGCACGTTTGATCCCGCCCTGCCCGACACCTTCACCTGTGCTGCTGGGGAGGAATGCACC GGTAACGACACCAATCCCTGCCTGGCGGTGCGGGTGATGGCCGACGGTAAGACGCAGTACCGCGTTCAAAACTGTTCCCGGGTGGACACCAACTACCTGTGCATGTATCCAG GGATGTGTCCTGCGAATTTCTTCTTCCACGAGGGACTCTGCTACAAGGTGGTCCCGCCTGTCACTACCCTCACGGACCTCTCGGATGCCATTGCCCTCTGTAACGACGAAGGTGCCGTCCTGGCCTACCCCGAGACGATGGCGAGGCTCACCTTTATCGAGGAGCTGATAAAG GCCCAAGACAGCTACGCCATGTCCCAGCCAGCAAACGCCGTCCTGGCCCTAAACGACAG GCAAGGTGACTGGACACAGCAGGGACTGTACACGCTGGACGCCGAGGTTATGGCTCTCGCTGGCACCTCCTTCCTGGGCAGCAACTACCGCCTTCTGCAGGTCTCCGACATGGCCGCCCTCAAGCTAATCCCAGTCACCCTCCAGCCCCAAGTCATGGTGCACTACGTCGCCTGTCAGCTCTACGGCGTGCGAG GCTGCTCGGGCGACCCACAACTGCCAGGGGTGAACATGGTCAGGAATTACAACTACACGAAGAACCTTCAGGACAAGGCCATCTACAG CTGCTTCCCGGGCTACTTCGTGGGGGGCAACATCAGCATGAAGGCCGTGGAGGAGGTGTGCGTGGGCGAGCTGGGCGGCTGGACCCTCAACGCAACGCTCACCACCGGCCTCATGTGCCTCGGAGCTAACG TATGCCCGGCGACGAGCCTCCCAGTGCCGCCCTCTGCCCTCATCACCAGCGTCATGGGCATCAACCACCTTTGGCTCAACGGCACCGTCTCTTACTCCTGcccccacaacaccaccaccgcttcCCTAAACACCACCCAGAACGTCACCTGCACCGAGACAGTCCCGGACACCTACGCCTACGTGCCCGCCGCCTTGATGCCTTGCAACG TGTGCCTCGGCGTCCCCACCGTGGCTAACGGCACAACGAACCACGCAGCAGCCACGTCGTACACACGGGGCATGACGGTGACGGCCACGTGCCTCCCCAGCCACACCTACAACGCCCTGGGGAACACGACGCAGATTATTTCGTGTCTTGAAACTGGATGGCCTGCATTTCTGCCGTGCTACAAGG CTTGCCTGAAACCTTTCCCAACCCCTGGCACCAGCATGACGCAATCGCCCCTCACCCCCAACATCACCATCGGCACGCGGATCACCTATACCTGTGTCGGGGCATTCAAGACACTCCTGCCA GACAACATAACCCTGGTGGCCTCGGTGACGGTGACCTGCAGTGTCACCGGAGAATGGGACACCGCCGGACCCCTGCCGCCCTGCCTTCATT ACTGTGAGAATGAGCCCATGGTagccagcgccaccaccacctggCTAGCCACCAAGAAGTACGCTGCCGGCGCCCAGGTGAACGCAACATGCATCGCCAATCACGTGGCTGGCGTCAACACAACAGTACAGACGCTCAACTGCACCGCGGCGGGCTGGACCACGGGCATCCCTTGTGTTTCGG gCTGCTTGGCGGCCCCTCCCGCGGCGGGCGTCAACATGATCGCGCCTCCCGTGCTTGCCAGTCACACGGGTGCCACCCTCACATACACGTGCATCAACGATACCTTCGCCTCAGTTGAC CTGATGCTGCCGCCGGTGACTGCCATTGTGGTGACGTGCGATGCCAGCGGTCTCTgggtcaccaccgccaccaccgccaccacactgCCGGACTGTCTGTTTG CGTCGACAACCCAGCCCGTGCTGCCTGCCGGGTCCACGTTATCCGGCGCTGTCCCTCCCTACTTGGCGGGCGACGTCTTGACTCAGACGTGCGATGCCGGCTACGCCTCGGGCACAGGCGCCACCTCCACCCAGCACACTTTCGACGGGACGCAGTGGGTGCCCGCAGACCCCACCTTCGAGTGTCTTCTCCTtccatcaggtgtgtgtgtgcatgtgtgtattcGTTTGCCAAGTTTTGCAGCAGCAGAAGTAACCATGTAG
- the LOC126996423 gene encoding uncharacterized protein LOC126996423 isoform X1: protein MEWVQVRGLRLRFLLLLLLTILAEDSVRALECVQEPGGLQRVTLPTGEIALYCKSQTMWSNGDTVVITRCPDKQVEAGLTCPELKPAPLNCDAMAVPNPSNSLVNHTFQVGTTTAGKYLTCMPPFAWISGLPGVLTQCANGTWTPVFDLCDATCTFPRDCSDIANLGFTASGEFDVVVTAKTTDPTMPVTCRLSEVKGDTGWTVVMRYAFPVTKPIPFSNKEPSGNFSDWNYFIGFNPLEYMGWNPDYTVRRMILRMEITLASGEVLFIEYSGFHLSNDNNYELQGLGSPHGTAGSILDGNYAQRPATDDIWWKCPTGTMCTSVSWDSMIIPVFGSPAVSHLVVLARPASFDAEVACPPVIKYPTWNWSSNRSMDMSRAPGSTANFTCAPYLFEGISRPPSERKTFANIVCLQGMGAPYWSFVPELPCKFVCPDGFTRIEGARKCLSPSTAPATGGVHGAALKCGANDTSLALVGTDGLPANLLTPEVFYYTGNAFSNGTFDPALPDTFTCAAGEECTGNDTNPCLAVRVMADGKTQYRVQNCSRVDTNYLCMYPGMCPANFFFHEGLCYKVVPPVTTLTDLSDAIALCNDEGAVLAYPETMARLTFIEELIKAQDSYAMSQPANAVLALNDRQGDWTQQGLYTLDAEVMALAGTSFLGSNYRLLQVSDMAALKLIPVTLQPQVMVHYVACQLYGVRGCSGDPQLPGVNMVRNYNYTKNLQDKAIYSCFPGYFVGGNISMKAVEEVCVGELGGWTLNATLTTGLMCLGANVCPATSLPVPPSALITSVMGINHLWLNGTVSYSCPHNTTTASLNTTQNVTCTETVPDTYAYVPAALMPCNVCLGVPTVANGTTNHAAATSYTRGMTVTATCLPSHTYNALGNTTQIISCLETGWPAFLPCYKACLKPFPTPGTSMTQSPLTPNITIGTRITYTCVGAFKTLLPDNITLVASVTVTCSVTGEWDTAGPLPPCLHYCENEPMVASATTTWLATKKYAAGAQVNATCIANHVAGVNTTVQTLNCTAAGWTTGIPCVSGCLAAPPAAGVNMIAPPVLASHTGATLTYTCINDTFASVDLMLPPVTAIVVTCDASGLWVTTATTATTLPDCLFASTTQPVLPAGSTLSGAVPPYLAGDVLTQTCDAGYASGTGATSTQHTFDGTQWVPADPTFECLLLPSGVCVHVCIRLPSFAAAEVTM from the exons ATGGAGTGGGTGCAGGTCCGGGGTCTTCGGCTTcgttttctcttacttcttctgtTGACGATTCTGGCCG AAGACAGCGTGAGAGCCTTGGAGTGCGTGCAGGAGCCGGGTGGCTTGCAGAGGGTGACGCTGCCCACAGGGGAAATAGCACTCTACTGCAAGTCCCAGACAATGTGGAGTAATGGCGACACGGTCGTCATCACACGCTGCCCCGATAAACAAGTGGAGGCAGGCTTGACTtgtccag AATTGAAACCTGCTCCCTTAAATTGTGACGCAATGGCCGTTCCGAACCCCAGCAATTCCCTGGTTAATCACACCTTCCAAGTCGGCACGACCACCGCCGGCAAATACCTCACCTGCATGCCGCCCTTCGCCTGGATCAGCGGCCTCCCGGGCGTACTCACACAGTGTGCCAACGGGACCTGGACACCCGTGTTCGACCTCTGCGACGCCa CTTGCACCTTTCCTCGAGACTGCTCGGACATCGCCAACTTGGGCTTCACTGCGTCGGGCGAGTTCGATGTGGTAGTGACGGCCAAAACCACAGACCCCACGATGCCG GTGACGTGCCGGCTGTCGGAGGTGAAGGGTGACACCGGCTGGACGGTGGTGATGCGCTACGCCTTCCCCGTCACCAAGCCGATCCCCTTCTCCAATAAAGAGCCCAGCGGGAACTTCAGCGACTGGAACTACTTTATCG GCTTCAACCCGCTGGAGTACATGGGCTGGAATCCAGATTATACTGTCCGACGCATGATCCTGAGG ATGGAGATCACACTGGCCAGCGGCGAGGTGCTCTTCATCGAGTACTCCGGGTTCCACCTAAGCAATGACAACAACTACGAGCTCCAAGGACTTGGGAGCCCACACGGGACTGCTG GCAGCATATTGGACGGAAATTATGCCCAAAGACCCGCCACTGACGACATCTGGTGGAAGTGTCCCACTGGTACAATGTGC ACCTCGGTGTCGTGGGACAGCATGATCATCCCGGTGTTTGGGTCTCCTGCAGTGAGCCACCTCGTCGTGCTCGCCAGGCCAGCGAGCTTCGACGCGG AGGTGGCATGCCCCCCCGTCATCAAATACCCTACCTGGAACTGGAGTTCAAATCGCTCCATGGATATGAGTCGCGCGCCGGGCAGCACCGCCAACTTCACGTGCGCCCCCTACCTGTTTGAGGGCATCTCCAGGCCACCGAGCGAACGAAAGACCTTCGCAAACATCGTGTGCCTCCAGGGAATGGGCGCCCCATACTGGTCGTTCGTACCAGAGCTGCCCTGCAAAT TCGTGTGCCCGGATGGTTTCACCAGAATCGAGGGCGCCCGCAAGTGTCTTAGCCCCTCCACAGCGCCCGCCACTGGAGGCGTGCACGGCGCAGCACTTAA GTGCGGCGCCAACGACACGTCCCTGGCACTGGTGGGCACAGATGGTCTGCCTGCTAACTTGCTGACACCCGAGGTCTTCTACTACACAGGAAATGCTTT CAGCAATGGCACGTTTGATCCCGCCCTGCCCGACACCTTCACCTGTGCTGCTGGGGAGGAATGCACC GGTAACGACACCAATCCCTGCCTGGCGGTGCGGGTGATGGCCGACGGTAAGACGCAGTACCGCGTTCAAAACTGTTCCCGGGTGGACACCAACTACCTGTGCATGTATCCAG GGATGTGTCCTGCGAATTTCTTCTTCCACGAGGGACTCTGCTACAAGGTGGTCCCGCCTGTCACTACCCTCACGGACCTCTCGGATGCCATTGCCCTCTGTAACGACGAAGGTGCCGTCCTGGCCTACCCCGAGACGATGGCGAGGCTCACCTTTATCGAGGAGCTGATAAAG GCCCAAGACAGCTACGCCATGTCCCAGCCAGCAAACGCCGTCCTGGCCCTAAACGACAG GCAAGGTGACTGGACACAGCAGGGACTGTACACGCTGGACGCCGAGGTTATGGCTCTCGCTGGCACCTCCTTCCTGGGCAGCAACTACCGCCTTCTGCAGGTCTCCGACATGGCCGCCCTCAAGCTAATCCCAGTCACCCTCCAGCCCCAAGTCATGGTGCACTACGTCGCCTGTCAGCTCTACGGCGTGCGAG GCTGCTCGGGCGACCCACAACTGCCAGGGGTGAACATGGTCAGGAATTACAACTACACGAAGAACCTTCAGGACAAGGCCATCTACAG CTGCTTCCCGGGCTACTTCGTGGGGGGCAACATCAGCATGAAGGCCGTGGAGGAGGTGTGCGTGGGCGAGCTGGGCGGCTGGACCCTCAACGCAACGCTCACCACCGGCCTCATGTGCCTCGGAGCTAACG TATGCCCGGCGACGAGCCTCCCAGTGCCGCCCTCTGCCCTCATCACCAGCGTCATGGGCATCAACCACCTTTGGCTCAACGGCACCGTCTCTTACTCCTGcccccacaacaccaccaccgcttcCCTAAACACCACCCAGAACGTCACCTGCACCGAGACAGTCCCGGACACCTACGCCTACGTGCCCGCCGCCTTGATGCCTTGCAACG TGTGCCTCGGCGTCCCCACCGTGGCTAACGGCACAACGAACCACGCAGCAGCCACGTCGTACACACGGGGCATGACGGTGACGGCCACGTGCCTCCCCAGCCACACCTACAACGCCCTGGGGAACACGACGCAGATTATTTCGTGTCTTGAAACTGGATGGCCTGCATTTCTGCCGTGCTACAAGG CTTGCCTGAAACCTTTCCCAACCCCTGGCACCAGCATGACGCAATCGCCCCTCACCCCCAACATCACCATCGGCACGCGGATCACCTATACCTGTGTCGGGGCATTCAAGACACTCCTGCCA GACAACATAACCCTGGTGGCCTCGGTGACGGTGACCTGCAGTGTCACCGGAGAATGGGACACCGCCGGACCCCTGCCGCCCTGCCTTCATT ACTGTGAGAATGAGCCCATGGTagccagcgccaccaccacctggCTAGCCACCAAGAAGTACGCTGCCGGCGCCCAGGTGAACGCAACATGCATCGCCAATCACGTGGCTGGCGTCAACACAACAGTACAGACGCTCAACTGCACCGCGGCGGGCTGGACCACGGGCATCCCTTGTGTTTCGG gCTGCTTGGCGGCCCCTCCCGCGGCGGGCGTCAACATGATCGCGCCTCCCGTGCTTGCCAGTCACACGGGTGCCACCCTCACATACACGTGCATCAACGATACCTTCGCCTCAGTTGAC CTGATGCTGCCGCCGGTGACTGCCATTGTGGTGACGTGCGATGCCAGCGGTCTCTgggtcaccaccgccaccaccgccaccacactgCCGGACTGTCTGTTTG CGTCGACAACCCAGCCCGTGCTGCCTGCCGGGTCCACGTTATCCGGCGCTGTCCCTCCCTACTTGGCGGGCGACGTCTTGACTCAGACGTGCGATGCCGGCTACGCCTCGGGCACAGGCGCCACCTCCACCCAGCACACTTTCGACGGGACGCAGTGGGTGCCCGCAGACCCCACCTTCGAGTGTCTTCTCCTtccatcaggtgtgtgtgtgcatgtgtgtattcGTTTGCCAAGTTTTGCAGCAGCAGAAGTAACCATGTAG